The Nitrogeniibacter aestuarii genome has a window encoding:
- a CDS encoding DUF547 domain-containing protein has translation MKYIRAGIAALALSLFAHGAQAFDHTHQAWNTLLGKLVVVNKQGTASSVKYAQAKQDHAELKAYLASLSAVSRQEYAPWAKDQKLAFLINAYNAFTIELILTEYPKLDSIKDLGSFLASPWKKPFFELLGKKETLDGIEHERIRAPGAFDDPRIHAAVVCASIGCPMLRNEAYVATRLDAQLEDQMQRFLRDRSRNRFDAGTGTLHVSKIFDWYAGDFDKGHRGFDSLKATFGHYADALADTPEEAARLRRGDFTIDYLNYDWRLNDAR, from the coding sequence ATGAAATACATCCGCGCAGGTATTGCCGCACTGGCATTGAGTCTGTTCGCCCACGGCGCCCAGGCCTTCGATCACACACATCAGGCGTGGAACACGCTGCTGGGAAAACTCGTGGTGGTCAACAAACAGGGCACGGCATCGAGCGTCAAGTACGCGCAGGCCAAGCAGGACCATGCCGAACTGAAGGCGTATCTGGCCAGCCTCAGCGCGGTATCGCGTCAGGAATACGCCCCCTGGGCGAAGGACCAGAAACTCGCCTTTCTGATCAACGCGTACAACGCCTTCACCATTGAACTGATCCTGACTGAATACCCCAAACTGGATTCGATCAAGGACCTGGGCTCGTTCCTCGCGTCGCCCTGGAAGAAACCCTTCTTCGAGTTACTGGGCAAGAAGGAAACCCTCGACGGCATCGAGCACGAGCGCATTCGCGCGCCCGGCGCCTTCGATGATCCGCGCATCCATGCCGCCGTCGTCTGCGCCTCCATCGGCTGTCCGATGTTGCGCAACGAAGCCTACGTGGCGACACGGCTCGACGCCCAGCTTGAAGACCAGATGCAGCGCTTCCTGCGCGACCGCAGTCGCAACCGCTTCGATGCCGGGACCGGGACACTGCATGTATCGAAGATCTTCGACTGGTACGCGGGCGATTTCGACAAAGGGCATCGCGGTTTCGATTCACTCAAGGCCACCTTCGGCCATTACGCCGACGCCTTGGCAGACACGCCCGAAGAGGCCGCTCGGCTGCGCCGCGGCGACTTCACGATTGACTACCTGAACTACGACTGGAGGCTCAACGATGCGCGCTAG
- a CDS encoding DUF1223 domain-containing protein, which yields MRARTWIAALALINAAPAVLAGTCEATSAKTHTPLVELYTSEGCSSCPPADRWLSSLKGRDNVVALAFHVDYWDYIGWKDRFAEPRNSQRQRDWARQTGAGTIYTPQVLVDGRDARAWRGGDPLSSAQTNEPATARIHLRADSGATGTRLNAQVSAPPDRAARLIVARFEHGHQSRVEAGENDGRTLHHDYVVRDWEVHDLPASGTLDTQLQFLPGERTGGFAAYVEDARTGRILQSVALGDCS from the coding sequence ATGCGCGCTAGAACATGGATTGCCGCACTCGCCCTGATCAATGCAGCGCCCGCCGTCCTGGCCGGCACCTGCGAGGCCACGAGCGCTAAAACGCACACCCCCCTGGTCGAGCTCTATACCTCCGAAGGCTGCAGCTCCTGTCCGCCGGCAGACCGGTGGCTGAGCTCGCTCAAAGGGCGGGACAACGTGGTCGCCCTCGCCTTTCATGTGGACTACTGGGACTACATCGGCTGGAAGGATCGCTTTGCCGAACCGCGCAACAGTCAGCGTCAGCGCGACTGGGCGCGGCAGACCGGAGCGGGCACCATCTATACGCCTCAGGTGCTGGTGGACGGGCGCGACGCGCGCGCCTGGCGCGGCGGTGATCCGCTGTCCAGCGCGCAGACGAACGAACCGGCGACCGCACGCATCCATCTGCGTGCCGACAGCGGCGCAACAGGCACACGTCTGAATGCGCAGGTGAGCGCGCCGCCCGACCGCGCGGCCCGACTGATCGTGGCGCGCTTTGAACACGGGCACCAAAGTCGTGTCGAAGCGGGTGAAAACGACGGCCGCACGCTGCACCATGACTACGTGGTGCGGGACTGGGAGGTCCATGACCTGCCGGCATCGGGCACGCTGGACACGCAACTGCAGTTTCTCCCCGGCGAGCGCACCGGCGGTTTTGCCGCCTATGTCGAAGACGCCCGCACTGGCCGGATCCTTCAATCCGTCGCACTTGGCGACTGCTCCTGA